The Trichocoleus desertorum ATA4-8-CV12 genome contains a region encoding:
- the ppc gene encoding phosphoenolpyruvate carboxylase — translation MSSTFHSSDDAYSSVAMSAPEASQTMAVSTTSELFPHQKTPFPLRERLKVVEDLWESVLQQECGQELVDLLNQLRAMCSPEGQAANALEPEVLKVVEKLDLNEAIRAARAFALYFQLINIVEQHYEQRGQQQQYRAAYEGGGSQNSDRSQDLIASLMGEPLEQPAAEPQLDLQANLLEKSLQETNPPRREMGTFHGLFPKLRELNVPPQHIQRLIDQLDVRLVFTAHPTEIVRHTIRDKQRRIAKILRQLDRIEEGGDAANLVSSWELEALREQLTEEIRLWWRTDELHQFKPTVLDEVDYTLHYFQEVLFDVIPQLYQRFKRALDTSFPRLRPPQHSFCRFGSWVGSDRDGNPSVTPQITWQTACYQRNLVLEKYLQSVRRLTNLLSLSLHWCDVLPDLLESLEQDQMQLPDVYDRLAIRYRQEPYRLKLAYVLQRLENTQARNSRLQTGDYLQNEILESQPANTYRSGAEFLAELQLIHRNLTATGLSCRELENLICQVEIYGFNLAHLDIRQESSRHSDVFNEVAEYLQILPKSYNDMSEAQRSLWLATELQTRRPLIPAELPFSEKTCEIIETFRVVRKLQQEFGPEICQTYVISMSHEASDLLEVLLLAKEAGLYDPATGMGTLQVVPLFETVEDLKQAPSVMLDIFELPLYRAFLAGGYVAATNPELMLPMLQEVMLGYSDSNKDSGFLSSNWEIHKAQQALQQIAETYGIHLRIFHGRGGSVGRGGGPAYEAILAQPGRSVNGRIKITEQGEVLASKYSLPELALFNLETVTTAVIQTSLLRNGFDDIQPWNEIMEELSRRSRTHYRALIYEQPDFVDFFHQVTPIEEISQLQISSRPARRGGKKDLGSLRAIPWVFSWTQSRFLVPSWYGVGAALDQFLQEEPEEHLKLLRYFYYKWPFFKMVISKVEMTLAKVDLQIAHHYVGELSEPEDRARFEALYEQIAKEYHLTRDLVLTITGHKRLLDGDPELQRSVQLRNGTIVPLGFLQVSLLKRLRQHRSSSTTAIIRSRYSKGELLRGALLTINGIAAGMRNTG, via the coding sequence ATGAGTTCAACCTTCCATTCGTCAGATGATGCCTACAGCTCTGTAGCCATGTCGGCCCCAGAGGCATCACAAACAATGGCTGTGAGCACTACCTCAGAGCTGTTTCCGCATCAAAAAACGCCATTTCCCCTACGCGAACGCCTAAAAGTCGTGGAAGACTTGTGGGAATCGGTGCTACAGCAAGAATGCGGTCAAGAGCTGGTGGACTTGTTAAATCAACTGCGGGCCATGTGTTCGCCGGAAGGACAAGCCGCCAATGCTTTGGAACCAGAGGTGTTAAAGGTCGTCGAAAAGCTCGACCTCAACGAAGCGATTCGGGCCGCTCGTGCTTTCGCGCTGTACTTTCAATTAATCAATATTGTCGAGCAGCATTACGAGCAGCGGGGCCAACAGCAACAATATCGAGCTGCGTACGAGGGGGGTGGATCGCAAAATAGCGATCGCTCCCAAGACTTAATCGCCTCGCTCATGGGCGAACCCCTCGAACAGCCTGCTGCCGAGCCACAACTAGATTTACAGGCCAATCTCCTAGAAAAGAGCCTGCAAGAAACCAACCCACCCCGCCGAGAGATGGGGACATTTCACGGGCTGTTTCCCAAGCTACGAGAACTGAATGTGCCCCCGCAGCATATTCAAAGATTGATTGATCAATTGGATGTGCGTCTGGTCTTCACTGCGCACCCCACCGAGATTGTTCGCCATACGATTCGGGACAAACAGCGACGGATTGCCAAAATTCTGCGCCAGCTCGATCGCATTGAGGAAGGTGGTGATGCAGCCAACCTCGTTTCTTCCTGGGAATTGGAAGCCCTGCGAGAACAACTGACTGAAGAAATTCGGCTTTGGTGGCGTACCGACGAGTTGCACCAGTTTAAGCCCACGGTCTTGGATGAAGTGGACTATACGTTGCACTATTTCCAAGAAGTGTTGTTTGATGTGATTCCTCAGCTCTATCAACGCTTCAAACGGGCGCTTGACACTTCTTTCCCGCGTTTGCGTCCGCCTCAGCATAGTTTCTGTAGATTCGGCTCTTGGGTTGGGTCAGACCGAGACGGCAACCCTTCTGTTACGCCTCAAATTACTTGGCAAACGGCCTGTTACCAGCGCAACTTAGTTCTAGAAAAATACCTCCAGTCGGTGCGGCGGCTCACCAACTTATTGAGCCTCTCGTTGCATTGGTGCGATGTTTTACCTGACCTGCTGGAATCTCTAGAACAGGACCAAATGCAACTGCCTGACGTGTATGACCGATTGGCCATTCGCTATCGCCAAGAACCGTACCGCCTCAAGCTTGCCTACGTCCTCCAACGCTTAGAAAATACTCAGGCACGCAACTCCCGCTTGCAGACGGGCGATTATTTGCAAAACGAAATTCTAGAGAGCCAGCCTGCCAATACCTATCGCTCTGGGGCTGAGTTCTTAGCAGAACTGCAACTGATTCATCGCAACTTGACCGCGACGGGGCTGAGCTGCCGCGAGCTAGAGAATCTGATTTGTCAGGTGGAGATTTATGGTTTCAACCTGGCTCATTTGGATATTCGTCAAGAAAGCTCCCGCCACTCAGATGTGTTTAACGAAGTGGCAGAATATCTGCAAATTCTGCCCAAGTCCTACAACGACATGTCAGAGGCACAGCGATCGCTCTGGCTTGCTACTGAGTTGCAAACGCGGCGACCGTTGATTCCAGCCGAGCTGCCCTTCTCCGAAAAAACCTGCGAAATTATTGAAACCTTCCGGGTCGTGCGGAAATTGCAGCAGGAGTTTGGCCCTGAAATTTGCCAAACCTACGTGATTAGCATGAGTCACGAGGCTAGCGACTTGCTAGAAGTGCTGCTCTTGGCCAAAGAAGCAGGACTTTACGACCCCGCTACGGGTATGGGGACGCTTCAGGTTGTGCCTCTGTTTGAAACCGTGGAAGACTTGAAGCAAGCGCCCTCGGTGATGCTAGATATCTTTGAACTGCCTTTGTATCGGGCTTTTCTGGCAGGGGGCTATGTAGCAGCAACCAACCCAGAGCTGATGCTGCCGATGCTGCAAGAGGTGATGTTGGGTTACTCGGACAGCAACAAAGACTCTGGCTTCCTCAGCAGCAACTGGGAAATTCATAAGGCTCAGCAAGCATTGCAGCAGATTGCCGAAACCTACGGAATTCATCTGCGGATCTTCCACGGTCGGGGTGGATCGGTCGGTCGCGGTGGCGGCCCTGCTTACGAAGCGATTTTGGCGCAGCCCGGTCGGAGCGTCAACGGTCGGATCAAGATTACCGAGCAGGGAGAAGTCTTAGCTTCTAAGTATTCTTTGCCCGAACTGGCGCTCTTTAACTTGGAAACCGTCACGACTGCGGTGATTCAAACCAGCTTGCTGCGGAACGGGTTTGATGACATTCAACCCTGGAACGAAATTATGGAGGAACTGTCTCGGCGATCGCGGACCCACTATCGCGCTTTGATCTACGAGCAGCCAGACTTTGTTGACTTCTTCCACCAAGTCACCCCGATCGAAGAAATTAGTCAACTGCAAATCAGCTCTCGGCCAGCGCGTCGGGGCGGCAAAAAAGACCTGGGCAGTTTGCGGGCTATTCCTTGGGTGTTTAGCTGGACTCAGAGCCGTTTCTTAGTCCCATCTTGGTATGGGGTCGGCGCTGCTCTAGATCAATTTTTACAAGAGGAACCAGAAGAGCATCTGAAGCTGTTGCGCTACTTCTACTACAAGTGGCCTTTTTTCAAGATGGTGATTTCTAAGGTGGAAATGACTTTGGCCAAGGTGGACTTACAAATTGCCCACCACTATGTAGGAGAGCTGTCAGAGCCAGAAGACCGTGCCCGATTTGAAGCTTTGTACGAGCAGATCGCTAAGGAATACCACCTGACACGAGATTTGGTGCTAACTATCACGGGTCATAAGCGCTTACTGGATGGTGACCCAGAGCTACAGCGATCGGTGCAACTTCGCAATGGCACGATTGTTCCGCTGGGATTCTTGCAGGTTTCTCTGCTCAAGCGTTTGCGCCAGCATCGTAGCAGCTCTACTACTGCCATTATTCGCTCCCGCTATAGCAAGGGAGAACTGCTCCGGGGAGCTTTGCTCACCATCAACGGCATTGCTGCGGGTATGCGGAATACGGGCTGA
- a CDS encoding pentapeptide repeat-containing protein — translation MQPILRRCLGIILLLSLAWLWIILSATPAWAQIDTVNYNNANLNNQDFSHANLVGKTFVAAEMRESNFQGADLTNAILTKGVFLNANLRGVNFTGALVDRVFLQGADLSNAIFQEAIMTRTSFEGATVTGADFTDAVLDRYEIAQLCKRAEGVNPVTEVATRDSLGCR, via the coding sequence ATTCAACCTATTTTGCGGCGCTGCTTAGGAATTATTTTGCTGCTGAGCTTGGCGTGGTTGTGGATTATTCTGTCGGCTACTCCAGCTTGGGCACAGATAGATACGGTGAACTATAACAACGCCAACTTAAACAACCAAGACTTTTCCCATGCCAACTTGGTCGGAAAAACGTTTGTCGCTGCCGAAATGCGAGAGAGCAATTTTCAGGGGGCGGATTTGACCAACGCGATCTTAACGAAAGGTGTCTTCCTCAATGCCAACTTAAGGGGAGTTAACTTCACTGGAGCCTTGGTCGATCGCGTCTTTTTACAAGGGGCAGATCTTTCCAATGCGATTTTCCAGGAAGCCATCATGACCCGCACCAGCTTTGAGGGTGCGACTGTTACTGGGGCAGACTTCACCGATGCTGTGCTCGATCGCTACGAGATTGCTCAGCTTTGCAAACGAGCTGAAGGAGTTAATCCAGTCACAGAAGTAGCGACGCGCGATAGTTTAGGCTGTCGTTAG